The following proteins are co-located in the Candidatus Accumulibacter cognatus genome:
- a CDS encoding prepilin-type N-terminal cleavage/methylation domain-containing protein → MNGLRTRNCGFTLIEAIVVIVITGIIASMVAVFIRTPVDGYLDAERRAGLTDIADTAVRRMARDIRLALPNSVRTSADGSGLCIEFIPTKIGARYRAEVDVTTGNGDPLDFTAIDDRFDMLWLNSTLPADSRIAAGDVVVVFNDGSSSGNAYTGINAIQVATVAEPGGTPNTTAISFVGTGAAAPFGRKQLPSQSPGSRFQVIPAGSHVVSFRCDGGLLTRHVRVLGAAWTPPATCAAMVAGATSSVLASNLGSCSLTYDPPGVSTGLSRFGMVSMSLGITDVASGETISLYHQAHVDNTP, encoded by the coding sequence ATGAATGGCCTGCGCACCAGGAATTGCGGCTTCACGCTGATCGAGGCGATTGTGGTGATCGTCATCACGGGCATCATTGCCAGTATGGTGGCAGTGTTCATCCGCACGCCAGTCGATGGCTACCTGGATGCCGAACGCCGGGCGGGTCTGACCGACATCGCCGATACGGCGGTGCGGCGCATGGCCCGGGACATCCGGCTGGCCTTGCCGAATAGCGTGCGAACTTCAGCGGACGGGTCCGGGTTGTGCATCGAATTCATTCCGACCAAGATCGGCGCACGCTATCGCGCCGAAGTCGATGTGACGACCGGGAATGGCGATCCGCTGGACTTTACGGCGATTGACGATCGCTTCGATATGCTCTGGCTGAACAGCACCTTGCCCGCCGACAGCCGGATTGCCGCGGGCGATGTCGTGGTGGTGTTCAACGACGGCAGCTCCAGCGGCAATGCATATACCGGCATCAACGCCATTCAGGTAGCGACGGTGGCCGAGCCAGGCGGCACGCCAAACACCACCGCGATCAGCTTTGTCGGAACCGGTGCGGCAGCGCCCTTCGGCCGCAAGCAATTGCCCAGCCAATCTCCGGGAAGCCGATTCCAGGTGATCCCGGCCGGCTCGCACGTGGTTTCTTTCCGATGTGACGGAGGATTGCTGACCCGGCATGTGCGTGTTCTGGGTGCGGCCTGGACACCACCGGCGACCTGCGCGGCGATGGTCGCTGGGGCAACCTCTTCGGTGTTGGCAAGCAATCTTGGCAGTTGCAGTCTCACTTATGATCCGCCGGGAGTCAGTACCGGACTAAGCCGCTTCGGCATGGTCTCGATGTCCCTGGGGATTACCGATGTGGCTTCCGGCGAGACTATTTCTCTTTATCACCAGGCGCACGTGGACAATACGCCATGA
- the hemN gene encoding oxygen-independent coproporphyrinogen III oxidase yields the protein MNSATGNLVFDPQIIRRFDINGPRYTSYPTADRFVEAFGEDASRLWLGKRNIGAISRQLSLYFHIPFCNTICYYCACNKIITKDHGRSAKYLKYLARELALQSSYLEGGDQEVAQLHWGGGTPTFLTHDEMRQLMAATRRHFRLIEGGEYSIEVDPRKVDRSTVELLGELGFNRMSVGVQDFDASVQLAVNRVQSEEETCAVIDAARATGFKSISVDLIYGLPKQTVMGFGRTLDRVIELSPDRVSIYNYAHLPSLFKPQRRILESDMPSADARLQILALAIRRMTDAGYVYIGMDHFAKPDDELAVAQRQGRLHRNFQGYSTHSDCDLLAFGISSISKVGPTYSQNVKTLDEYYDRLDSGTLPVYRGIELNADDLLRRSIIQSLMCHFELSIESIEIAHLIDFKSYFATELDDLHEMVDAGLVRVDDKWISVLPRGRMLVRAISMVFDRYLRADRQRTRYSKVI from the coding sequence ATGAACTCTGCCACAGGCAACCTGGTTTTTGATCCTCAGATCATCCGCCGTTTCGACATCAACGGTCCGCGCTACACGTCGTACCCGACAGCGGATCGCTTCGTTGAAGCCTTTGGCGAAGATGCCTCCAGACTCTGGCTCGGCAAGCGCAATATTGGCGCCATCAGCCGACAGCTGTCATTGTACTTCCACATTCCCTTCTGCAACACCATTTGCTATTACTGCGCGTGTAACAAGATCATCACCAAGGACCATGGTCGTTCGGCCAAATACCTGAAATACCTGGCACGTGAACTGGCTCTGCAGAGCAGCTATCTCGAAGGTGGCGATCAGGAAGTGGCGCAGTTGCACTGGGGAGGAGGTACTCCGACCTTTCTGACACACGACGAGATGCGTCAGTTGATGGCCGCGACACGCAGGCACTTCAGACTGATCGAGGGCGGCGAGTATTCGATCGAAGTCGATCCGCGCAAGGTGGATCGCAGCACCGTCGAACTGCTCGGCGAACTGGGCTTCAATCGCATGAGCGTCGGCGTGCAGGATTTCGATGCAAGCGTCCAGTTGGCCGTGAACCGCGTGCAGAGCGAGGAAGAAACCTGCGCCGTCATCGACGCAGCACGCGCCACCGGTTTCAAGTCGATCAGCGTCGACCTGATCTACGGCCTGCCGAAGCAGACGGTGATGGGCTTTGGACGCACCCTCGACCGCGTGATCGAGCTCAGTCCGGATCGCGTCTCGATCTACAACTACGCCCACCTGCCCAGTCTGTTCAAGCCGCAACGCCGCATCCTGGAGTCGGACATGCCCTCCGCCGACGCGCGTCTGCAGATTCTTGCCCTGGCGATTCGCAGGATGACCGACGCGGGCTATGTCTACATCGGCATGGACCACTTCGCGAAACCCGACGATGAACTTGCGGTCGCGCAGCGGCAGGGGCGTCTGCACCGCAACTTCCAGGGGTATTCGACGCATTCGGACTGCGATCTGCTGGCCTTCGGCATCTCGTCGATCAGCAAGGTCGGACCCACGTACAGTCAGAACGTGAAGACCCTTGACGAATACTACGACCGGCTGGACAGCGGCACCCTGCCGGTCTACCGCGGCATCGAGCTGAACGCGGATGACCTGCTGCGGCGTTCGATCATTCAGTCGCTGATGTGCCATTTCGAACTGTCGATCGAGTCGATCGAAATCGCCCACCTGATCGACTTCAAGAGCTATTTCGCCACCGAGCTCGACGATCTCCACGAAATGGTCGATGCCGGCCTGGTTCGCGTCGATGACAAATGGATCAGCGTGCTGCCGCGCGGCCGCATGCTGGTCAGAGCGATCTCGATGGTCTTCGACCGCTATCTGCGTGCCGACCGGCAGCGTACCCGCTACTCGAAGGTGATCTGA
- the fnr gene encoding fumarate/nitrate reduction transcriptional regulator Fnr, producing MSKDTATARLAFEIVKTACSNCNLRELCLPIGLAPEELKKLDELVSARRRLKRGDYLYRAGQVFESIYAVRSGFFKTDVLIEDGRDQVTGFQMTGELLGLDGISSEIHTCNAIALEDSEVCAIPFSHLEGLSRQIHTLQHHFHKVMSREIVRDHGVMMLLGTMRAEERLAAFLLNLSQRFKARGYSPAEFNLRMSRDEIGSYLGLKLETVSRAFSHFQEEKLLAVHQRKIRILNTEGLKKLMTHQRG from the coding sequence ATGTCCAAAGATACCGCGACAGCGAGGCTGGCCTTTGAAATCGTGAAAACCGCCTGTTCGAACTGCAACCTCCGCGAGCTGTGCCTCCCCATTGGTCTCGCCCCGGAGGAACTGAAGAAGCTCGACGAACTGGTTTCCGCGCGCCGGCGACTGAAACGCGGCGATTATCTCTACCGCGCCGGGCAGGTCTTCGAATCGATCTACGCAGTGCGCAGCGGTTTTTTCAAGACCGACGTGCTGATCGAGGATGGCCGTGACCAGGTCACCGGTTTCCAGATGACCGGCGAGCTGCTCGGCCTCGACGGCATCAGCAGCGAAATTCATACCTGTAACGCCATCGCCCTCGAAGACAGTGAAGTCTGTGCGATTCCCTTCTCGCATCTCGAAGGGCTGTCGAGACAAATCCACACCCTGCAGCATCACTTCCACAAGGTAATGAGCCGCGAGATCGTTCGTGACCACGGGGTGATGATGTTGCTCGGGACGATGCGTGCCGAAGAACGTCTGGCGGCATTTCTCCTCAACCTCTCGCAACGTTTCAAGGCCCGCGGCTATTCGCCTGCCGAATTCAATCTGCGCATGTCACGCGACGAAATCGGCAGCTACCTCGGCCTCAAACTGGAAACCGTCAGTCGAGCCTTTTCGCATTTCCAGGAGGAAAAACTGCTCGCCGTCCATCAAAGAAAAATCCGGATTCTCAATACCGAAGGGTTAAAGAAACTGATGACTCACCAGCGCGGTTGA
- a CDS encoding SirB2 family protein: protein MSYLFLKHLHIGCVVISGAGFLLRGLWMLADSPWLQRPGVRVLPHLVDTVLLTSAIALAVLSSQYPFAAAWLTAKLIGLLIYIGCGTMALKRARSKAQRAAFLVAALTAFAYIVTVALTRSPYGLIAGLA, encoded by the coding sequence ATGAGCTACCTGTTTCTCAAGCACCTGCACATTGGCTGTGTCGTGATCAGCGGCGCCGGCTTCCTCCTGCGTGGTCTGTGGATGCTGGCGGACTCCCCCTGGCTGCAGCGACCAGGCGTGCGGGTGTTGCCTCACCTAGTAGACACCGTCCTGCTGACTAGCGCGATCGCCCTGGCCGTGCTCAGCAGTCAATATCCCTTCGCCGCCGCCTGGTTGACTGCCAAGCTGATCGGTCTGCTGATCTACATCGGCTGTGGGACGATGGCTCTAAAACGCGCGCGCAGCAAGGCGCAGAGAGCCGCTTTTCTGGTTGCTGCACTCACTGCTTTTGCCTACATCGTCACCGTCGCCTTAACGCGCAGCCCCTATGGCTTGATTGCAGGACTGGCTTGA
- a CDS encoding TIGR02281 family clan AA aspartic protease translates to MAIRQVLCLSSCLLCGSALAVDVGLAGVFPGKALLTINGGAPRTVAVGTKTDEGIKVLSVDNDTATIETDGKKRILRVGQNVASQPAGEGGGKAVLTADGSGHFLTTGNINGTTVRFLVDTGATMISLGAGDARRIGIDASKGQRGVTSTANGPALVIHIKLDTVRVGEIVLNNVDALVHQQDLPFALLGMSFLNRMEMQRDGQTMTLRKRY, encoded by the coding sequence ATGGCGATTCGGCAGGTACTCTGCCTGTCTTCCTGCTTGCTCTGTGGGTCTGCACTGGCGGTTGATGTCGGGTTGGCCGGCGTGTTTCCAGGAAAGGCTTTGCTGACCATCAATGGTGGAGCGCCTCGAACCGTGGCAGTCGGCACGAAAACCGACGAAGGCATCAAGGTGCTCTCGGTCGATAATGACACCGCTACCATCGAGACCGACGGAAAGAAGCGTATCCTGCGGGTTGGGCAGAACGTCGCGTCGCAACCCGCAGGTGAGGGAGGGGGCAAGGCAGTCCTGACTGCTGATGGGAGTGGCCATTTCCTGACCACTGGAAACATCAACGGAACGACCGTTCGCTTTCTTGTGGATACCGGCGCCACCATGATCTCGCTCGGTGCCGGCGATGCGCGGCGCATCGGGATTGACGCCAGCAAAGGACAGCGGGGGGTCACCAGTACGGCCAATGGCCCCGCCCTGGTGATTCATATCAAGCTGGATACGGTACGGGTTGGCGAGATTGTCCTGAATAATGTCGATGCCCTGGTGCATCAGCAGGACCTGCCGTTTGCCCTGCTGGGCATGAGTTTCCTGAACCGGATGGAAATGCAGCGCGATGGTCAGACCATGACTCTCAGGAAGCGCTACTAG
- a CDS encoding hemerythrin domain-containing protein, whose product MHTITNFMANDHRSCDHLMVAVEQAVASGDWALARTDFGLFQKAMQDHFEAEESLLFPLFEQSTGMYRGPTQVMRGEHAQMRQLLAAAAEALVGQDFDDYTGIAETLLVMMQQHNLKEENVLYPMCDQHLTDQVEALLPELQKQLAGPEKSRHD is encoded by the coding sequence ATGCACACGATCACGAATTTCATGGCCAACGATCATCGCTCTTGTGACCATCTGATGGTCGCGGTCGAGCAGGCTGTCGCCAGCGGCGACTGGGCTCTGGCGAGGACCGATTTCGGTCTATTTCAAAAAGCGATGCAGGATCATTTTGAGGCCGAAGAGTCGCTCCTCTTTCCGCTCTTCGAACAGAGCACCGGCATGTACCGAGGGCCTACGCAGGTGATGCGCGGTGAGCACGCACAGATGCGACAACTGCTCGCCGCCGCCGCCGAGGCTCTGGTCGGGCAGGACTTTGACGATTATACTGGCATTGCAGAAACGCTATTGGTCATGATGCAACAACATAACCTCAAGGAAGAGAACGTGCTATATCCGATGTGTGATCAGCATTTGACCGATCAGGTCGAAGCCTTGCTGCCGGAGCTGCAGAAGCAGCTCGCCGGACCAGAAAAGTCCCGACATGACTAG
- a CDS encoding universal stress protein, with protein sequence MFKHILVPTDGSQLSQDTARRAISFAKETGARITVFFAKPEYPVTYYGEGALIDPTTPEKFAELAEQQAEQTLDFVVELGATEGVQVAKRSLTSDIPYQAIIDAATEAGCDLIFMASHGRRGITALLLGSETNKVLTHSKIPVLVYR encoded by the coding sequence ATGTTCAAACACATCCTTGTCCCTACCGATGGCTCCCAGCTTTCCCAGGACACTGCCCGACGAGCAATTTCCTTCGCCAAGGAGACCGGGGCGCGCATTACGGTATTCTTCGCCAAACCGGAATACCCGGTCACTTATTATGGAGAAGGAGCGTTGATCGACCCGACGACACCTGAGAAGTTTGCCGAACTTGCCGAGCAACAAGCTGAGCAGACGCTGGATTTCGTCGTCGAACTCGGCGCAACCGAGGGTGTCCAGGTTGCCAAGCGATCGCTGACCAGTGACATTCCCTACCAGGCGATCATCGACGCTGCCACCGAGGCAGGCTGCGACCTGATTTTCATGGCCTCGCATGGTCGTCGTGGCATCACCGCCCTGTTGCTTGGCAGTGAGACCAACAAGGTGCTCACGCACTCGAAAATTCCGGTGCTTGTTTACCGCTGA
- a CDS encoding CoA pyrophosphatase produces MGSGVGDLDRIREVLHREPSLVTAVLEDGIGDEELLPAAVLFPIVRRIGGPTVLLTQRTAHLKDHPGQISFPGGRCEPTDASPAHTALREAAEEIGLAAAHVDIAGYLPEYLTSTGFRVTPVVALVTPPFELQLDAFEVAEAFEVPLAFLLDPANHQQHSLHYRGRLRHYTAMPYGEYFIWGATAGIILSLWRALAKG; encoded by the coding sequence ATGGGCAGCGGTGTTGGGGACCTCGACCGTATACGCGAGGTCCTGCACCGCGAGCCTTCACTGGTGACAGCGGTGCTCGAAGACGGTATTGGTGACGAGGAGTTGCTGCCGGCTGCCGTGCTCTTCCCGATCGTTCGGCGCATCGGTGGGCCAACCGTATTGCTGACACAGCGCACTGCGCATCTGAAGGATCATCCAGGCCAGATCAGTTTCCCAGGCGGGCGGTGCGAGCCAACCGACGCTTCGCCGGCGCATACGGCCTTGCGTGAGGCTGCCGAGGAGATCGGCCTGGCCGCCGCGCATGTCGACATCGCCGGCTACCTGCCTGAATACCTCACCAGTACCGGCTTTCGGGTCACCCCGGTGGTAGCCCTGGTGACCCCACCTTTCGAGTTGCAGCTTGACGCTTTTGAGGTCGCAGAGGCCTTCGAGGTGCCGCTGGCCTTTCTGCTGGATCCCGCCAACCACCAGCAGCATTCGCTTCATTACCGAGGCAGGCTGCGCCACTATACGGCAATGCCGTACGGGGAGTATTTCATCTGGGGAGCGACCGCAGGAATCATCCTGTCCCTCTGGCGAGCCCTCGCCAAGGGGTGA
- a CDS encoding prepilin-type N-terminal cleavage/methylation domain-containing protein has protein sequence MRMRGFTLIELITVLILVGILAIVAWPRFLDRNVFESRGFYDETKSLLRYAQKTAVAQRRTVCVTLGATGVGLTIAAAANSNVCDTPLALPNPPRGGTGLSSSVAALQFRSLGDTDQASNVTINVAGTAGTMTIDHTTGHVH, from the coding sequence ATGAGAATGCGCGGTTTTACGCTGATTGAGCTGATTACCGTGCTGATCCTCGTCGGCATCCTGGCCATTGTCGCATGGCCGCGATTTCTTGACCGGAACGTCTTTGAATCGCGAGGGTTTTACGACGAAACCAAGTCCCTGCTGCGTTATGCTCAGAAGACGGCCGTGGCGCAGCGGCGCACGGTTTGTGTGACCCTGGGGGCGACCGGCGTAGGCTTGACGATCGCCGCGGCGGCCAACTCGAATGTTTGCGATACCCCGCTGGCTTTGCCCAATCCGCCGCGGGGTGGCACAGGGCTGTCTTCGTCGGTTGCGGCCTTGCAGTTTCGCAGCCTCGGCGATACTGATCAGGCGAGCAATGTAACCATCAACGTGGCCGGTACGGCCGGTACAATGACCATCGATCATACGACCGGTCATGTTCACTGA
- a CDS encoding DUF11 domain-containing protein: MLTLLMWFCACSTEAAIVYVGASSGLNPAIPTDGTAAALVIPKPAGVTPGMALIASIAARPQQQNPPGVPQGVVWTPPPGWNLMTSTNQPGGGLLTLPQGMTLLTYYRIAGTSEPNSYTWTFVNNYLNQGGSAVGGILAFSGVDTSASPIDVWSQRLTASGLTHGTTSITTTVANTMLVSSISYLSGSSFANPTGIAGMTERLDVRAPAVESDIGTTLQMATAPWAAIGATGATEAVAAGNADTGVGHLMALKPSLRDLNLAMSRSSPLVPSGTASYTLTVTNIGSLSEPGPLSIVDTLPTGVTYASLSGAGWSCSVAAQVLTCTNAGALAAGASATPLVINVSVAASANGVLVNTATVSGTGGDGNLANNTATDTYVLLPNPYTYYPLDETAGANIFTDTSGNGRHASQLGSATTTGNPPGSGAAISGSPGTCGVASIPSGTSAIGINTAIDVNNIGNAGTIAFWYRSNAKWDDTNSRMLFDASNDLGNPVLDKHFFLIKDGSGSLRFALEDTSDTDSRASSVAYNFAANVWHHIAVSWDLPANRLYIYLDGNTSPVASSVTASNGVLGDMAPLYFGAQHMTKINGIPAGYTANTANGDIDEIRIYNRALTPLEIEALAGLVHACAATVDHYELSLPTSSIACLPTSVIVTACADASSPCSNRQGAVNGKTATLATSSGTLFSPVVFDSTGIGSATLSYPAAVNGTGVTVTLSGEQTPATNPRKCCPDGINCVLASSCATTFHTAGFIFSTASDALEATVPDQVAGVNSASYWLRAVKTNTSTKSCEAAFTSPHPVTFNYQCINPSACSSGNLLSIGGSAIGTGGTSINLSFDANGNASLGSFNFVDVGKIGISATATAGGATLSGTVKGTGGSGFVVRPYAFVLTDIRQTAAPNTANPGAADASGGAFVRAGENFSATVSAVNAACAANLSTYTRLIDIPSACLTRNFGKEAPPESVMLSRALASGLVELTNNPALGNPAAFGSFNNGSASNTTLNWSEAGIITLTPSVGDGNYLGAGETVGITSGKVGRFYPDHFAITASPPSAGCGTFTYFGQDGFTTPFTLTAQNTANVTTRNYTGSFAKLGLTTWSHFAFTTSSALPAGSTLSGSATAPSGTWNQGVATVSAKHQISRPSALAGETSVTLFARPTDSDGVTMINASAVQTASTPLRYGRLWLGNAYGSERNDLSLPYETQYWNGLAFIRNTLDGCTALSTANVGIGNYQGSVNGSSLPTGSITMGAFSSGVGTVRLKAPNAAGSVDVVLRLDPALAMCPAWAPTYPAGTARSATYLRGKWCGAAFDRDAVARATFGIYSSNTNRQIYLREGF; the protein is encoded by the coding sequence TTGCTCACGCTGCTGATGTGGTTCTGTGCCTGCTCCACCGAAGCCGCGATTGTCTATGTCGGCGCAAGCAGCGGCCTGAATCCGGCCATCCCGACCGATGGCACGGCAGCGGCGCTGGTCATTCCCAAACCGGCCGGGGTCACGCCCGGAATGGCGCTGATCGCTTCGATCGCGGCGCGTCCGCAGCAGCAAAATCCTCCCGGCGTACCGCAGGGGGTCGTGTGGACGCCGCCGCCCGGCTGGAACCTGATGACCTCGACGAATCAGCCTGGTGGTGGTCTGTTAACCTTGCCACAGGGCATGACCCTGCTGACCTACTACCGGATTGCCGGCACTTCGGAGCCCAACAGTTACACCTGGACTTTCGTCAATAACTACCTCAATCAGGGCGGCAGCGCGGTCGGCGGCATCCTTGCCTTCTCGGGGGTGGATACTTCCGCCAGTCCGATCGACGTCTGGAGTCAGCGCCTGACTGCCAGCGGCCTGACGCATGGCACGACCTCGATTACGACGACCGTCGCCAACACCATGCTGGTTTCGTCGATCAGTTACCTTTCGGGGAGCAGCTTTGCCAATCCCACGGGCATTGCCGGTATGACCGAGCGCCTCGATGTCCGGGCGCCGGCGGTAGAGAGTGATATCGGTACGACACTCCAGATGGCGACGGCGCCGTGGGCGGCCATCGGCGCCACGGGGGCCACGGAGGCCGTTGCTGCGGGCAATGCCGATACCGGGGTCGGCCACCTGATGGCCCTGAAACCTTCCCTGCGCGACCTCAACCTGGCCATGAGCCGCAGCAGCCCGCTGGTGCCGAGCGGAACCGCCAGCTACACCCTGACCGTGACCAACATCGGCTCCCTGTCGGAGCCCGGGCCGCTGAGCATCGTCGATACCTTGCCGACGGGGGTGACCTACGCTTCGCTATCGGGTGCCGGATGGTCCTGTTCGGTGGCTGCGCAAGTGCTGACCTGCACGAATGCAGGTGCGCTGGCTGCCGGTGCTTCGGCAACGCCCCTGGTGATCAATGTCAGCGTGGCGGCCAGTGCCAACGGGGTTCTGGTCAATACGGCAACCGTATCGGGTACGGGTGGCGACGGCAATCTTGCCAACAATACGGCGACCGATACCTACGTCTTGCTGCCGAATCCATACACCTATTACCCACTGGACGAAACGGCCGGGGCAAACATTTTTACCGATACCAGCGGCAATGGCCGCCATGCCTCGCAACTCGGGAGTGCGACGACCACCGGCAACCCGCCCGGCAGCGGCGCGGCCATTTCCGGTAGCCCCGGTACCTGTGGCGTGGCCAGCATCCCGTCGGGAACCAGCGCGATTGGCATCAATACGGCCATCGACGTGAACAATATCGGTAACGCCGGTACCATTGCCTTCTGGTATCGCAGCAATGCGAAATGGGACGACACAAATTCGCGCATGCTCTTCGATGCCTCGAACGATCTGGGAAATCCTGTGCTGGACAAGCACTTCTTTCTGATCAAGGATGGTTCCGGCAGCTTGCGCTTTGCCCTTGAAGATACCTCCGATACCGATTCCAGGGCGAGTTCGGTGGCCTACAATTTTGCAGCCAATGTCTGGCATCACATCGCGGTAAGCTGGGATCTCCCGGCCAACAGGCTGTACATTTATCTCGATGGGAACACCAGTCCAGTGGCCAGTTCGGTGACGGCAAGCAACGGTGTTCTCGGCGATATGGCACCCCTGTATTTCGGCGCGCAGCACATGACGAAAATCAATGGCATCCCAGCCGGCTACACGGCCAATACGGCCAACGGTGACATTGACGAGATTCGCATCTACAACCGCGCACTCACACCGTTGGAAATCGAAGCGCTTGCCGGTTTGGTCCATGCCTGTGCGGCGACCGTGGATCACTATGAATTGTCGCTGCCGACCTCCAGCATTGCCTGTTTGCCGACATCAGTAATCGTAACGGCCTGTGCCGACGCCAGCAGCCCCTGCAGTAATCGCCAGGGAGCCGTGAATGGCAAAACGGCGACTCTGGCGACTTCGTCCGGCACGCTTTTCAGTCCGGTAGTTTTTGATTCGACCGGCATTGGCAGTGCCACCTTGAGCTACCCGGCCGCGGTGAACGGAACTGGAGTGACGGTCACCCTCTCCGGTGAGCAGACACCGGCCACCAATCCGCGAAAATGTTGTCCCGATGGCATCAACTGCGTGCTCGCCAGCAGTTGTGCGACGACCTTCCATACGGCCGGGTTCATTTTCTCGACGGCCAGTGATGCGCTGGAAGCAACCGTACCCGATCAGGTTGCGGGGGTGAACTCCGCTTCGTACTGGTTACGGGCGGTCAAGACGAATACCTCGACCAAGAGCTGCGAAGCGGCGTTTACCTCGCCACATCCGGTGACCTTCAACTACCAGTGCATCAATCCGTCCGCATGCAGCAGTGGCAACCTGTTGTCGATTGGAGGCTCGGCCATCGGTACCGGAGGCACATCGATCAATTTGTCCTTCGATGCCAACGGCAACGCCAGCCTGGGTTCCTTCAATTTCGTCGATGTCGGGAAGATCGGCATCTCGGCCACCGCGACGGCGGGCGGTGCAACCCTGTCAGGGACGGTGAAAGGTACGGGCGGATCGGGGTTTGTGGTCAGGCCATATGCATTCGTGCTAACCGATATCAGGCAGACCGCTGCTCCAAACACGGCTAACCCGGGTGCTGCCGATGCTTCAGGAGGCGCGTTTGTCAGAGCAGGAGAAAATTTCTCGGCCACGGTGAGCGCGGTCAATGCCGCATGTGCAGCGAATCTGTCCACCTATACGCGCCTGATCGACATTCCATCTGCGTGCCTCACCCGGAATTTCGGCAAGGAAGCCCCGCCCGAATCGGTCATGCTCAGCCGCGCACTGGCCAGTGGCCTGGTCGAGCTGACCAACAACCCGGCGCTCGGCAATCCGGCCGCCTTTGGCAGCTTTAACAATGGCTCGGCTAGCAACACCACGCTGAACTGGAGCGAAGCAGGAATCATCACCCTGACGCCCAGCGTCGGCGATGGCAATTATCTCGGTGCCGGCGAGACGGTCGGCATCACCAGTGGCAAGGTCGGGCGCTTTTATCCTGACCATTTTGCGATTACCGCCAGCCCGCCAAGCGCTGGCTGCGGCACCTTCACCTATTTCGGGCAGGATGGCTTCACGACTCCCTTCACCCTGACCGCGCAGAACACCGCCAATGTCACCACGCGGAATTACACGGGTTCGTTCGCCAAATTGGGACTCACCACCTGGAGTCATTTTGCCTTCACCACGAGTTCCGCCTTACCCGCCGGCTCAACGCTCTCAGGCAGTGCCACGGCGCCGAGCGGCACCTGGAACCAGGGCGTTGCCACGGTCAGTGCCAAACACCAGATCAGCCGCCCCAGTGCATTGGCCGGTGAAACCAGCGTCACGCTGTTTGCCCGGCCGACGGATAGCGACGGAGTCACCATGATCAACGCCAGCGCGGTTCAAACGGCGAGTACACCGTTGCGCTATGGCCGCCTGTGGTTGGGCAATGCCTACGGTTCGGAGCGCAATGATCTTTCCTTACCCTATGAAACGCAGTACTGGAACGGTTTGGCCTTCATCAGGAATACGCTTGATGGCTGTACGGCACTGAGCACGGCCAACGTCGGCATCGGAAACTATCAGGGCTCGGTCAACGGCAGCAGTCTGCCGACGGGATCGATCACGATGGGCGCGTTCAGTAGCGGCGTCGGCACGGTTAGACTGAAGGCTCCGAATGCGGCGGGCAGCGTCGATGTGGTATTGCGTCTCGATCCTGCGCTGGCCATGTGTCCGGCCTGGGCGCCAACGTATCCGGCGGGAACGGCAAGATCCGCGACCTACCTGCGCGGCAAATGGTGCGGCGCGGCCTTCGATCGCGATGCCGTGGCACGAGCGACCTTCGGTATTTACAGCAGCAACACCAACCGTCAGATCTATCTGCGGGAAGGCTTTTGA
- a CDS encoding DUF2249 domain-containing protein has product MTRVDADIVIDARGLEPPEPMVRSMEALGQLGSAQKLLVLLPREPYPLYRALEINGFSWQTAYRPDGTVEVLIQHKQ; this is encoded by the coding sequence ATGACTAGGGTCGATGCCGACATCGTCATTGACGCACGCGGCCTCGAACCGCCAGAGCCGATGGTACGCAGCATGGAAGCGCTCGGTCAACTGGGCTCAGCCCAGAAACTCCTGGTGCTGCTTCCCCGTGAACCTTACCCGCTCTACCGGGCGCTCGAGATCAATGGCTTCTCCTGGCAGACGGCATATCGGCCAGACGGCACGGTAGAAGTCCTGATCCAGCATAAACAATAA